A single region of the Brachypodium distachyon strain Bd21 chromosome 3, Brachypodium_distachyon_v3.0, whole genome shotgun sequence genome encodes:
- the LOC100827485 gene encoding E3 ubiquitin-protein ligase EL5 has protein sequence MLNLYPRLSVAAAANEDHYAAEDYDDDDDVGRSHRNRALYGIGVVCVSIFLFCVLAAAVSVLKALAFAGTVALLLLVLGCLAPRTTWVLRPPPRRRPANAVLALTARGGCACAPANVPPAFAYACPAGEGEVEGMRCGVMCPVCLEEVRGGEMVRQLPACGHVFHVECIDMWLHSHRTCPMCRCVVSPPPTTVADKASEETAEAPVSASQDEALPPV, from the coding sequence ATGCTGAACCTGTACCCGAGGCTCtcggtggcggccgccgcgaacgaGGACCACTACGCCGCCGAGGActacgacgacgatgacgacgtgGGCAGGTCACACCGCAACCGCGCCTTGTACGGCATCGGCGTGGTGTGCGTGtccatcttcctcttctgcgtgctcgccgccgccgtcagcgTCCTCAAAGCCCTCGCCTTCGCCGGCACCGTggccctgctcctcctcgtcctcggcTGCCTCGCGCCAAGAACCACATGGGTCCTTCGGCCTCCGCCCAGGAGAAGGCCAGCCAATGCGGTGCTCGCTCTCACGGCTAGAGGCGGGTGCGCGTGCGCGCCCGCGAACGTGCCGCCGGCGTTCGCCTACGCATGCCCGGCGggcgagggagaggtagaGGGCATGAGGTGCGGCGTGATGTGCCCCGTGTGCCTGGAGGaggtgcgcggcggcgagatggTGCGGCAGCTGCCGGCGTGCGGGCACGTCTTCCACGTGGAGTGCATTGACATGTGGCTCCACTCGCACCGGACCTGCCCCATGTGCCGCTGCGtcgtctcgccgccgccgaccacggTGGCGGACAAAGCGAGCGAGGAGACGGCAGAGGCGCCGGTGTCGGCGTCACAGGATGAGGCGCTGCCACCGGTGTAG
- the LOC112271462 gene encoding uncharacterized protein LOC112271462: protein MPLYQMGEGTVVGREDANRAGGECLCALDSSKERGGEVEASMSWTGRAVSRGGAAREIKGGGTEGGKETDGIEGKEEHRHKRSNEEEGASAREKSGDLQNEDGKEMLARGAASLQEMALELQDAATGKRRCLAIEED from the exons ATGCCTCTTTACCAGATGGGAGAAGGAACGGTCGTGGGTCGAGAGGATGCAAATCGAGCGGGCGGGGAGTGTCTCTGTGCACTCGATAGCAGCAAGGAACGAGGCGGCGAGGTTGAGGCGTCGATGAGCTGGACAGGGCGTGCCGTCAGCCGTGGAGGAGCAGCCAGGGAGATCAAAGGGGGAGGGACCGAGGGAGGGAAAGAGACCGATGGGATAGAAGGCAAGGAAGAGCATCGGCACAAGAGATCAAatgaggaggagggcgcatCGGCCAGGGAGAAATCGGGAG ATCTGCAGAACGAAGATGGGAAGGAGATGCTGGCGAGGGGTGCGGCAAGTCTTCAGGAGATGGCGCTGGAGCTTCAGGATGCTGCAACTGGGAAGAGGCGATGTCTGGCTATCGAAGAGGACTGA
- the LOC100832164 gene encoding uncharacterized protein LOC100832164 → MASASRLLPPAPIPSVPTFRHASFGAAPRICRLAIPSFRCRASAATAAVGAAAAAPLVLEDRASAVALREFVTLDELRAAVSLRVRTFYEYARETVGAEDHRKALAEREYEALQNRISGKMINFQRVSCINGTVPLLPSLMSAEELCSACKFVEDGEERIVVSSLDLNQCLWLPDELTGKRPGVNESSHTRAYLSNVCVAKELQRNGLGSALVDKSKGLARQWGITDLYVHVAINNEAAQRLYMKCGFVYESEEPAWKARHLGRPRRLLLWLDMRN, encoded by the exons AtggcgtcggcgtcgcggctgctgccgcccgcgcccaTTCCGTCCGTCCCAACATTTCGCCACGCCAGCTTTGGCGCCGCCCCTCGCATCTGCCGCCTCGCCATCCCGAGTTTCCGCTGCCGcgcttccgccgccaccgccgccgtcggcgctgccgctgccgcgccgcTGGTCCTAGAGGATCGCGCCAGCGCGGTGGCCTTGCGGGAGTTCGTCACGCTCGACGAACTCCGCGCCGCCGTGAGCCTCCGCGTCCGCACCTTCTACGAGTACGCCCGCGAAACCGTCGGCGCCGAG GATCACAGAAAAGCTCTGGCAGAGAGGGAATATGAAGCATTACAAAATCGGATTTCTGGCAAGATGATTAATTTTCAGAGAGTTTCTTGTATAAATGGGACAGTACCACTTTTACCGTCATTGATGTCAGCAGAGGAGCTTTGTTCAGCATGTAAG TTTGTTGAAGATGGGGAGGAGAGAATAGTAGTTAGCAGCTTAGACCTCAATCAGTGCCTCTGGCTACCAGATGAACTGACTGGAAAGAGGCCTGGG GTAAATGAATCCAGCCATACAAGGGCATATCTGAGCAATGTTTGTGTTGCCAAGGAGCTCCAAAGAAACGGGCTGGGCTCTGCATTGGTTGACAAGTCTAAGGGACTTGCTCGTCAATGGG GCATAACAGATTTGTATGTCCATGTCGCCATCAACAACGAAGCAGCACAAAGATTGTACATGAAGTGTGGATTTGTGTATGAAAGTGAGGAGCCTGCATGGAAGGCTAGGCACCTTGGTCGCCCTCGGAGGCTGCTTCTTTGGCTCGATATGAGGAACTAA
- the LOC100831868 gene encoding probable E3 ubiquitin-protein ligase XBOS35, with protein sequence MGILGMMGDSFGCSATGERLVSAARDGDIQEARALLELNPRLARYSTFGIRNSPLHYSAAKGHHEIVSLLIESGVDINLRNCRGQTALMQACLYGHWKVVQILVLFKANIHKKDCFSGASAIHFAALKGHTRCIRLLVADYVPSMPNFWNIMHGLSTEERNKEAYDAGTLRRLLNGKSDGGVTPLHLAALHGHAESLQLLLDLGASVSEVTVNDGSTIDLIGSGSTPLHYAACGGSAVCCQLLIAAGANMAAENANGLTPLMVARSWHKTSIESILSKQPEGRLRILPSPYLSLPLMSIVKIARECGWRKTSVSSTCHDPCVICLEMECTVAAEGCGHEFCTKCALYLCSTTSSSTSIRGVPGSISCPLCRQAIVSFMKLTSTTPIKELPWTSSSLALCAAGASTTGSKCPSSLHRRSDMNRLRSSSVHLGCSSFRSIGSGKLSSIKLNCGGLDETMPCLVSCLRPDARRSSSYRERISRYSEFS encoded by the exons ATGGGGATTTTAGGTATGATGGGCGACTCGTTCGGTTGCTCCGCTACCGGCGAGCGTCTAGTCTCCGCCGCAAGGGATGGAGACATCCAGGAGGCTAGGGCCCTATTGGAGCTTAACCCCCGGCTTGCACGGTACTCGACATTTGGGATCCGTAACTCGCCCCTTCATTACTCGGCGGCGAAGGGCCACCATGAG ATTGTTTCCCTTCTAATCGAATCCGGTGTCGATATCAACCTTAGGAACTGCAGAGGACAG ACTGCTCTGATGCAAGCTTGTCTATATGGTCACTGGAAAGTTGTACAGATTCTAGTTCTTTTTAAAGCTAAT ATTCACAAAAAAGATTGTTTTAGTGGCGCGTCAGCAATTCATTTTGCCGCCCTAAAAGGTCATACTCGGTGCATCCGGCTTCTTGTGGCTGATTACGTGCCTAGCATGCCAAATTTTTGGAACATTATGCACGGATTGTCCACGGAGGAAAGAAATAAGGAAGCCTATGATGCAGG CACTCTCCGGAGACTACTCAATGGGAAGTCAGATGGAGGTGTCACCCCACTTCACTTGGCAGCTCTTCATGGGCATGCTGAGAGCTTGCAGCTGCTGTTAGATCTTGGAGCCTCTGTCTCTGAGGTCACTGTCAACGATGGTTCAACTATTGATCTCATAG GTTCAGGAAGCACACCTCTTCACTATGCAGCTTGTGGTGGAAGCGCTGTGTGCTGCCAA CTTCTCATTGCGGCAGGAGCAAACATGGCAGCTGAAAATGCTAACGG GTTGACTCCTTTGATGGTGGCTCGTTCATGGCACAAAACCAGCATTGAAAGCATTCTAAGCAAACAGCCAGAAGGGAGATTACGCATTCTTCCTTCACCATATCTGTCTCTCCCACTGATGAGCATCGTCAAAATTGCTCG GGAATGTGGATGGAGAAAAACCTCTGTCTCATCTACTTGTCATGATCCATGTGTAATATGTTTGGAGATGGAATGTACGGTAGCTGCAGAAG GTTGTGGCCATGAGTTCTGCACCAAATGTGCATTGTATTTGTGTTCCACCACTAGCAGCTCGACATCTATCCGTGGCGTGCCTGGCTCCATATCATGCCCTTTGTGTAGGCAGGCAATCGTGTCATTCATGAAGCTCACAAGCACTACTCCAATAAAGGAGCTCCCATGGACAAGCTCATCATTAGCTCTATGTGCGGCAGGTGCAAGCACCACTGGCTCCAAGTGTCCCAGCTCTTTGCACCGCCGGTCTGACATGAATCGTCTACGCTCCTCGTCGGTTCACCTCGGATGCTCCTCTTTTAGATCCATCGGCTCTGGGAAATTGTCATCCATCAAGTTAAATTGCGGAGGGCTTGACGAGACGATGCCCTGCCTCGTCAGCTGTCTCAGGCCGGATGCTCGGCGATCATCTTCATATAGAGAAAGAATCAGTAGATATTCAGAGTTTTCATAG